ATTTTCGGGCTGGCCGGCATCGGCGCGACGATGTAAACGATTTTTTCTGACGGATCCGTCGCAGGGAAGGTGCGGGAGGCCCGGACCCGGAACCGTCCGGAAGAGGGGATGGCTGTCGTCTTTCAGACGGCTGACGGTTCCCGGACCGTGATTGATTGCAGAGGAGGATTGTCGTGAAGGAACTGTACGGAACATTTTCCGAATGGCTCGATATTGTTGATGACCGGGACCGGGTCGTCGGACGGATGAGGCGGGCGGAAGTCTATCGATTCGGCCTGACGAATTTCCGGGTTGTCAATGCATTTCTGGAAAACGCCGAAGGGAAGCTCTGGATCCCCCGCCGGACGGCAGAGAAGAAACTGATCCCCCTGGGTCTCGATACGAGTATGGGGGGCCATGTTAAGAGTGGTGAGACCTATGAGGAGGCCTTTGCCCGGGAGTTACAGGAGGAACTCGGTCTGGAGTTGATGAACGTCAATTGGAACGAGATCGGCTATCTTTCTCCCCACATGGACGGAGTCACTGCCTTCATGAAAGTTTACCGTATTGAGATGGACAGCACACCCCCCTATAATCGTCATGACTTTATCGAAGCCTTCTGGCTGACCCCGAAGGAAATCCGGAAGAAACTCAACGAGGGGGATTGCGGCAAGGATGATCTTTCACGGCTACTGGACCGGTTTTATGGAGATTGAGAGGATTTCAAAAGGGATCATCGAATAGATTGAGTCATTGGCATTTCTGCAAAGAATAATCAGATGAGATGCCCCGATGGGGAGAAGTCGGGTCGCGTGTTCGCAGAGTCTGTTTCAATCACCCGGGGAAAGGTTTTGGCTTTTTCCGTGTCTTGAAGACCTTCAATGCGTCGCTCTGGAAAATGGATCCTCGACAGGAGGATTCCGCCTATATAAGCGTCTTCTTTCGAGATGACAAGCTTCCAAGGCTTGGAGGTGTGTAAATATTTTCCACAATCGTGCAAAACTTTTCACAATAGTGGAAAATGTTTTCCCTCTCCACC
This region of Deltaproteobacteria bacterium genomic DNA includes:
- a CDS encoding NUDIX domain-containing protein; amino-acid sequence: MRRAEVYRFGLTNFRVVNAFLENAEGKLWIPRRTAEKKLIPLGLDTSMGGHVKSGETYEEAFARELQEELGLELMNVNWNEIGYLSPHMDGVTAFMKVYRIEMDSTPPYNRHDFIEAFWLTPKEIRKKLNEGDCGKDDLSRLLDRFYGD